Proteins encoded in a region of the Flavobacterium sp. PMTSA4 genome:
- a CDS encoding T9SS type A sorting domain-containing protein has protein sequence MALPCNPQGSYGEVSAPNACGGTTTVTYTVMDKCYQTSTVTRAFTITPAPQVTVNAPAASSTSACAYADQAAVNAAFATWLGGFTVSGGCNPQGSYGEVSAPNACGGTTTVTYTVMDKCYQTSTVTRAFTITPAPQVTVNAPAASSTSACAYADQAAVNAAFATWLGGFTVSGGCNPQGSYGEVSAPNACGGTTTVTYTVMDKCYQTSTVTRAFTITPAPQVTVNAPAASSTSACAYADQAAVNAAFATWLGGFTVSGGCNPQGSYGEVSAPNACGGTTTVTYTVMDKCYQTSTVTRAFTITPAPQVTVNAPAASSTSACAYADQAAVNAAFATWLGGFTVSGGCNPQGSYGEVSAPNACGGTTTVTYTVMDKCYQTSTVTRAFTITPAPQVTVNAPAASSTSACAYADQAAVNAAFATWLGGFTVSGGCNPQGSYGEVSAPNACGGTTTVTYTVMDKCYQTSTVTRAFTITPAPQVTVNAPAASSTSACAYADQAAVNAAFATWLGGFTVSGGCNPQGSYGEVSAPNACGGTTTVTYTVMDKCYQTSTVTRAFTITPAPQVTVNAPAASSTSACAYADQAAVNAAFATWLGGFTVSGGCNPQGSYGEVSAPNACGGTTTVTYTVMDKCYQTSTVTRAFTITPAPVLVLNSPDSTIISSCDYADQAAVDAAFATWLSQFGVTGGCDPKGNYGEPLAPQLCTGGTTTVTFVVTDTCNTADVTETFTVVPAETLTVTCPAYRFVKCGENPSIAFEEWKNGFSYSGGCVNVTVTDLTQYQIPEPGTELVITYTVSDNCQSASCTARFIIEVCGTEGCTLGYWKNHTNRWCSSYTTCDLFGAVFTSAPANLSNLTLLQALNLGGGGIYNLARQGVAALLNACSDDVDYIGYQDNVQSIIDAVNQAYATGGSAPGILGSELDTFNNAGCPLGGTRATTAPNCNSSVAPNLFTSLNRIGVKVYPNPYTDNFNINVSTTNNSKVSVSIYDMIGRLIETIEINPTESNEIKVGDKYPSGVYNVIVSQGVEVKTLRVIKR, from the coding sequence GTGGCTTTACCATGTAACCCACAAGGCAGCTATGGAGAAGTAAGTGCTCCAAATGCTTGTGGCGGAACCACAACAGTTACTTATACTGTAATGGATAAATGTTACCAAACATCAACAGTAACGAGAGCCTTTACTATCACACCAGCACCACAAGTAACGGTGAATGCACCAGCTGCATCATCAACCAGTGCTTGTGCTTATGCAGACCAAGCAGCAGTTAATGCAGCGTTTGCGACGTGGTTAGGTGGCTTTACGGTAAGTGGCGGATGTAACCCACAAGGCAGCTATGGAGAAGTAAGTGCTCCAAATGCTTGTGGCGGAACCACAACAGTTACTTATACTGTAATGGATAAATGTTACCAAACATCAACAGTAACGAGAGCCTTTACTATCACACCAGCACCACAAGTAACGGTGAATGCACCAGCTGCATCATCAACAAGTGCTTGTGCTTATGCAGACCAAGCAGCAGTTAATGCAGCGTTTGCGACGTGGTTAGGTGGCTTTACGGTAAGTGGCGGATGTAACCCACAAGGCAGCTATGGAGAAGTAAGTGCTCCAAATGCATGTGGCGGAACCACAACAGTTACTTATACTGTAATGGATAAATGTTACCAAACATCAACAGTAACGAGAGCCTTTACTATCACACCAGCACCACAAGTAACGGTGAATGCACCAGCTGCATCATCAACAAGTGCTTGTGCTTATGCAGACCAAGCAGCAGTTAATGCAGCGTTTGCGACGTGGTTAGGTGGCTTTACGGTAAGTGGCGGATGTAACCCACAAGGCAGCTATGGAGAAGTAAGTGCTCCAAATGCTTGTGGCGGAACCACAACAGTTACTTATACTGTAATGGATAAATGTTACCAAACATCAACAGTAACGAGAGCCTTTACTATCACACCAGCACCACAAGTAACGGTGAATGCACCAGCTGCATCATCAACAAGTGCTTGTGCTTATGCAGACCAAGCAGCAGTTAATGCAGCGTTTGCGACGTGGTTAGGTGGCTTTACGGTAAGTGGCGGATGTAACCCACAAGGCAGCTATGGAGAAGTAAGTGCTCCAAATGCATGTGGCGGAACCACAACAGTTACTTATACTGTAATGGATAAATGTTACCAAACATCAACAGTAACGAGAGCCTTTACCATCACACCAGCACCACAAGTAACGGTGAATGCACCAGCTGCATCATCAACAAGTGCTTGTGCTTATGCAGACCAAGCAGCAGTTAATGCAGCGTTTGCGACGTGGTTAGGTGGCTTTACGGTAAGTGGCGGATGTAACCCACAAGGCAGCTATGGAGAAGTAAGTGCTCCAAATGCATGTGGCGGAACCACAACAGTTACTTATACTGTAATGGATAAATGTTACCAAACATCAACAGTAACGAGAGCCTTTACTATCACACCAGCACCACAAGTAACGGTGAATGCACCAGCTGCATCATCAACCAGTGCTTGTGCTTATGCAGACCAAGCAGCAGTTAATGCAGCGTTTGCGACGTGGTTAGGTGGCTTTACGGTAAGTGGCGGATGTAACCCACAAGGCAGCTATGGAGAAGTAAGTGCTCCAAATGCATGTGGCGGAACCACAACAGTTACTTATACTGTAATGGATAAATGTTACCAAACATCAACAGTAACGAGAGCCTTTACTATCACACCAGCACCACAAGTAACGGTGAATGCACCAGCTGCATCATCAACAAGTGCTTGTGCTTATGCAGACCAAGCAGCAGTTAATGCAGCGTTTGCGACGTGGTTAGGTGGCTTTACGGTAAGTGGCGGATGTAACCCACAAGGCAGCTATGGAGAAGTAAGTGCTCCAAATGCTTGTGGCGGAACCACAACAGTTACTTATACTGTAATGGATAAATGTTACCAAACATCAACAGTAACGAGAGCCTTTACTATCACACCAGCACCAGTCTTGGTATTAAATTCACCTGACAGCACAATAATCAGTTCATGTGATTATGCAGACCAAGCGGCAGTTGATGCAGCTTTCGCTACATGGTTAAGTCAATTTGGTGTGACTGGAGGATGTGATCCAAAAGGTAATTATGGTGAGCCATTAGCTCCTCAATTATGTACTGGTGGAACTACAACAGTGACATTTGTTGTGACTGATACTTGTAATACAGCAGATGTAACTGAAACATTTACAGTTGTACCAGCTGAAACATTAACTGTTACATGTCCAGCTTATAGATTTGTAAAATGTGGAGAAAATCCAAGTATTGCATTTGAGGAATGGAAAAATGGATTTAGTTATTCAGGAGGTTGCGTTAATGTAACTGTTACAGATTTGACACAATACCAAATTCCAGAACCAGGTACTGAGTTGGTTATAACTTATACGGTATCCGATAATTGTCAGTCAGCTTCTTGTACAGCAAGATTTATTATTGAGGTGTGCGGTACTGAAGGGTGTACATTAGGATATTGGAAAAACCATACTAATAGATGGTGTTCTTCATATACTACTTGTGATTTATTCGGTGCAGTGTTTACAAGTGCACCAGCAAATTTATCTAATTTGACGCTGTTGCAAGCATTAAATTTAGGTGGCGGAGGAATTTACAACTTGGCTCGTCAAGGAGTTGCAGCTTTATTAAATGCATGTAGTGATGATGTGGATTATATTGGATATCAAGATAATGTACAATCAATTATTGATGCCGTTAACCAAGCTTATGCAACTGGAGGCAGTGCACCAGGAATATTAGGTTCTGAATTAGATACTTTTAACAATGCTGGCTGTCCTTTAGGAGGAACAAGAGCTACTACAGCACCAAATTGTAATTCATCTGTAGCTCCAAACTTATTTACATCATTAAATAGAATTGGAGTAAAAGTATATCCTAATCCATATACAGATAACTTTAATATAAATGTTTCTACGACAAACAATTCTAAAGTATCAGTATCAATCTATGATATGATTGGAAGATTAATTGAGACAATAGAAATTAATCCAACTGAATCAAACGAAATTAAAGTTGGGGATAAATATCCATCTGGAGTTTACAATGTAATAGTATCTCAAGGAGTTGAAGTGAAAACACTAAGAGTTATTAAAAGATAA
- a CDS encoding TerC family protein yields the protein MIVWILFLTAILFFLALDLGVFNKNPHIISSKEAGKWTTIFVVISFIFSGVIYWIYQNNYIENPTKLTPTLASIKYITGYLIELSLSVDNIFVIAVVFSSFKIPQKFQHRVLFWGILGAIVFRGLMIYFGVLLINKFSWMTYVFGAFLIFTAAKMLFKGENENFNPKKSFIFRNLRKIIPVTMHIEGQKFFIRKRHITFATPLFVALIVIELMDVLFAMDSVPAILAITSDPFLVFSSNIFAILGLRSMYFFLANMLEKFSYLEYSLIAILTFVGIKMLIVHYYKFPEWISLGFIAISLLAGILVSLKNSNSENN from the coding sequence ATGATTGTTTGGATATTATTTCTTACCGCAATATTATTTTTTTTAGCACTAGATTTAGGAGTTTTTAATAAAAATCCTCATATAATTTCATCAAAAGAAGCTGGCAAATGGACAACTATATTTGTGGTTATTTCATTTATATTTTCTGGAGTGATATATTGGATATACCAAAATAATTATATCGAGAATCCAACTAAACTTACTCCAACGTTAGCTTCCATAAAATATATTACTGGTTATTTAATTGAATTATCCTTAAGTGTTGACAATATTTTTGTAATTGCTGTTGTGTTCTCTTCTTTCAAAATTCCACAGAAATTTCAACATAGAGTATTGTTCTGGGGTATTCTAGGAGCAATAGTTTTTAGAGGTTTAATGATATATTTTGGAGTTTTACTTATCAATAAATTTAGTTGGATGACTTATGTTTTTGGAGCATTTTTAATTTTTACTGCCGCCAAAATGCTTTTTAAAGGTGAAAATGAAAATTTCAATCCAAAAAAATCATTCATTTTTAGAAATCTTCGAAAAATAATTCCGGTTACTATGCACATTGAAGGACAAAAGTTTTTTATTAGAAAAAGACATATTACGTTTGCCACACCATTATTTGTAGCTCTAATTGTTATAGAATTAATGGATGTTTTGTTTGCAATGGATAGTGTTCCTGCAATTTTAGCTATTACATCTGATCCTTTTTTAGTATTTAGCTCTAATATTTTTGCAATTCTTGGATTACGTTCGATGTATTTCTTTTTAGCTAATATGTTAGAAAAGTTTAGTTATTTAGAATATAGTTTAATTGCAATCTTAACCTTTGTGGGTATCAAAATGCTAATTGTTCATTATTATAAATTTCCCGAATGGATTTCTTTAGGATTTATTGCTATCTCATTATTAGCTGGAATTCTTGTTTCTCTAAAAAATTCAAACTCTGAAAACAATTAA
- a CDS encoding glutamine synthetase III family protein: MSSLRFQALKDASGRKPVKFEEVDKKSALFGSNVFNDKAMKQYLTSDAYKGVKDAVQHGTKIDRKLADYIAMGMKEWAVSKGVTHYTHWFQPLTGATAEKHDAFFETSYDGSDPVEKFGGGQLVQQEPDASSFPNGGIRNTFEARGYTAWDPTSPAFIFGTTLCIPTVFISYTGEALDYKTPLLRALNAVDEAATDVCKYFDKNVKKVTATLGWEQEYFLVDSSLANSRPDLVMTGRTLLGHTSAKGQQLDDHYFGSIPSRALAYMRELEEECMLLGIPVKTRHNEVAPNQFELAPIFEETNLAVDHNSLLMDVMSKVGERHDFKVLFHEKPFKGVNGSGKHNNWSMATDTGVNLLSPGKTPMSNLQFLSFFINTIKAVQEYEELLRASIATASNDHRLGANEAPPAIISVFIGDQLSKVLAELEGVSKGKLSPEEKTDLKLNVVGKIPDVMLDNTDRNRTSPFAFTGNKFEFRAVGSSANCANAMTTLNSIVAKQLRDFKKEVDTLIEKKDLKKDEAIFNVLREYIKQTKNILFEGDGYSDAWEKEAKKRGLSNHKTTPAALKAKVSKKALDLFSDLNVMNHVEVEARYEIELEEYTKKIQIEGRVLGDIARNHVIPTAIRYQNTLIENVRGLKEIFGKDFEKIAKEQIFLIKEISQHIEGINSNVEAMTEARKKANALTDAQKMAEAYCDKVKPYFEIIREHCDKLELLVDDEIWTLTKYRELLFTR; the protein is encoded by the coding sequence ATGTCAAGTTTACGTTTTCAAGCATTGAAAGATGCATCAGGTAGAAAGCCTGTAAAATTTGAAGAAGTTGATAAAAAATCAGCACTTTTTGGTTCTAATGTGTTTAATGACAAAGCTATGAAGCAATATTTAACTTCTGATGCTTATAAAGGAGTGAAAGATGCCGTGCAGCATGGAACAAAAATTGATAGAAAATTAGCAGATTATATCGCAATGGGTATGAAAGAATGGGCGGTGTCGAAAGGCGTTACTCATTATACTCACTGGTTTCAACCATTAACAGGAGCAACTGCTGAAAAACATGATGCTTTTTTTGAAACATCTTACGATGGTTCTGATCCAGTTGAAAAATTTGGTGGCGGACAATTAGTGCAACAAGAACCAGATGCTTCTTCTTTCCCTAATGGTGGAATTAGAAATACATTTGAAGCTCGTGGTTATACCGCTTGGGATCCAACTTCACCAGCTTTTATTTTTGGAACAACTTTGTGTATTCCAACAGTTTTTATCTCTTATACTGGCGAGGCATTAGACTATAAAACTCCATTATTACGTGCATTAAATGCTGTTGATGAAGCTGCTACTGATGTTTGTAAATATTTTGATAAGAACGTTAAAAAAGTTACTGCTACTTTAGGTTGGGAACAAGAATATTTCTTGGTTGACTCTTCTTTGGCTAATTCTCGTCCAGATTTGGTAATGACTGGAAGAACGTTGTTAGGTCACACTTCTGCAAAAGGTCAACAATTAGACGACCATTATTTTGGTTCAATTCCTTCTCGTGCACTTGCTTACATGCGTGAATTAGAAGAAGAATGTATGTTGCTTGGCATTCCAGTAAAAACGCGTCATAATGAAGTTGCTCCAAACCAGTTTGAGTTAGCTCCAATTTTTGAAGAAACCAATTTAGCAGTTGATCATAATTCATTATTGATGGACGTTATGTCTAAAGTTGGAGAACGTCATGATTTTAAAGTATTGTTTCATGAGAAACCTTTCAAAGGTGTAAATGGTTCTGGAAAACACAATAACTGGTCAATGGCTACTGATACAGGAGTAAATTTACTTTCACCAGGAAAAACGCCAATGAGTAATTTACAATTTTTATCATTTTTTATAAATACAATAAAAGCAGTTCAAGAATACGAAGAATTACTTAGAGCATCAATTGCTACAGCAAGTAATGACCACAGATTAGGAGCAAACGAAGCTCCGCCAGCAATTATTTCTGTTTTTATAGGTGATCAATTATCTAAAGTATTAGCTGAGTTAGAAGGAGTTTCTAAAGGAAAACTTTCTCCAGAAGAAAAAACAGATTTGAAATTAAATGTGGTTGGTAAAATTCCAGATGTTATGTTGGACAATACTGATAGAAACAGAACATCTCCATTTGCATTTACAGGGAATAAATTTGAATTTCGTGCTGTAGGTTCATCTGCAAATTGTGCCAATGCAATGACAACTTTAAATTCGATTGTTGCAAAACAATTAAGAGATTTCAAAAAAGAAGTTGATACATTAATTGAGAAAAAAGACTTGAAAAAAGACGAGGCAATTTTCAATGTTTTACGAGAATACATCAAACAAACAAAAAATATTCTTTTTGAAGGCGATGGTTATAGCGATGCTTGGGAAAAAGAAGCTAAGAAAAGAGGTTTGAGCAATCATAAAACTACACCAGCAGCTTTAAAAGCTAAAGTATCTAAAAAAGCTTTAGATTTATTTAGTGATTTAAACGTGATGAATCATGTTGAAGTTGAAGCTCGTTATGAAATTGAATTAGAAGAATACACTAAGAAAATTCAAATCGAAGGTAGAGTTTTGGGAGATATTGCTCGTAATCACGTAATTCCAACAGCTATCCGTTATCAAAATACTTTAATTGAAAACGTTCGTGGTTTAAAAGAAATTTTCGGAAAAGATTTTGAAAAAATAGCTAAAGAACAAATTTTCCTTATCAAAGAGATTTCTCAGCATATAGAAGGAATCAATTCAAATGTTGAAGCAATGACCGAAGCTCGTAAAAAAGCTAATGCATTGACTGATGCTCAAAAAATGGCTGAAGCTTACTGTGATAAAGTAAAACCATATTTTGAAATCATCAGAGAACATTGTGATAAACTTGAGTTATTAGTTGATGACGAAATTTGGACACTAACCAAATACAGAGAGTTGTTATTTACAAGATAA
- a CDS encoding OmpA family protein, whose translation MKFKFLFIFLFSLFFSFSQEQYNVYFDSNKFELTDREDYKLQSWISDNRNNKIVAIHGFTDEDGTTSFNDSLAQKRVNTIFNVVKGQIKIREDFKTISFGENFNQSKNKAENRRVTIYYILEKDLARESEILGIKGEPEAVEEIPKPEINYPEKMIFENPNGTKDEFKLDVEFMKKVGNSVVGEKLKLDNLEFQVNTFAITKESRGKLYELLLVLQNNPQLKIEIQGHLCCMPVDRYDLSTKRAKAIYSFLVSNQIYPGRLSYKGFGSSQPIYSLPEKNEEQRAANRRVEIVIVAN comes from the coding sequence ATGAAATTTAAATTTCTTTTCATTTTTTTATTTAGTCTATTTTTTTCTTTTTCTCAAGAACAATATAATGTGTATTTTGATAGTAATAAATTTGAGTTGACAGATAGAGAAGATTATAAATTACAAAGTTGGATTTCAGATAACAGGAACAATAAAATTGTTGCTATTCATGGTTTTACAGATGAAGATGGAACTACAAGTTTCAATGATTCTTTGGCACAAAAAAGAGTGAATACTATTTTTAATGTTGTAAAAGGTCAAATAAAAATAAGAGAAGACTTTAAAACGATAAGTTTCGGTGAAAACTTCAATCAATCAAAAAATAAAGCTGAAAACAGACGTGTAACCATTTATTATATACTTGAAAAAGATTTAGCGCGTGAAAGCGAAATTTTAGGAATTAAAGGAGAACCAGAAGCAGTAGAAGAAATTCCAAAACCTGAAATTAATTATCCTGAGAAAATGATTTTTGAAAATCCGAATGGGACAAAAGATGAATTCAAATTGGATGTTGAATTTATGAAAAAAGTTGGAAATTCTGTAGTCGGAGAAAAATTAAAATTAGACAATTTAGAATTTCAAGTAAATACTTTTGCGATAACGAAAGAATCACGAGGAAAGCTTTATGAGTTGTTGTTAGTTTTGCAAAATAACCCTCAATTGAAGATTGAAATTCAAGGTCATTTATGTTGTATGCCAGTTGATCGTTATGATTTATCTACCAAAAGAGCAAAAGCAATCTATAGTTTTTTAGTTTCCAATCAAATTTATCCTGGAAGATTGTCCTATAAAGGTTTTGGAAGTTCACAACCCATTTATTCTTTACCAGAAAAAAACGAGGAACAACGAGCAGCAAACAGAAGAGTTGAAATTGTAATTGTAGCTAACTAG
- a CDS encoding OmpA family protein, which yields MKFLKFYLLFFVFQSFSQKQFEVYFDFNKDVPNEKSSYKLNDWIKMNQSAEIISIKGYCDSVDNKFYNKELAEKRIKSTLEILKKNSILINNNLIIEAVGEDFQQSKNQNENRKVVFNYLEKSKPKSINLSENKSIEVVDEIVVNKIETERSSLFKKFEKAKIGDRIAIYNINFKFNSETIEETSGPLLEDLLFIMERNPKLVIKIHGHICCNPNPYNTKLSFRRALKIFKYLRDKGIQQNRLAYNGVGSNNPIYPIPENNEEERIANRRVEIEIVRK from the coding sequence ATGAAGTTTTTGAAATTTTATTTATTGTTTTTCGTCTTTCAATCGTTTAGTCAAAAGCAATTTGAAGTTTATTTTGATTTTAATAAAGATGTTCCAAATGAAAAATCTAGTTATAAACTAAATGATTGGATAAAAATGAATCAAAGCGCTGAGATTATTTCGATAAAAGGTTATTGTGATAGTGTTGATAACAAATTTTATAATAAGGAATTAGCTGAAAAAAGAATAAAATCTACATTAGAGATATTGAAGAAAAATTCAATTTTAATAAATAATAATTTGATAATTGAAGCAGTTGGAGAAGATTTTCAACAGTCAAAAAATCAAAATGAAAATAGAAAAGTAGTTTTTAATTATTTAGAAAAAAGTAAACCCAAATCCATCAATTTATCTGAAAATAAATCTATAGAAGTTGTTGATGAAATAGTAGTAAATAAAATTGAAACCGAAAGAAGTTCTTTGTTTAAAAAATTTGAAAAAGCAAAAATTGGTGATAGAATAGCAATTTATAACATTAATTTTAAGTTTAATTCTGAAACCATTGAAGAAACTTCAGGACCATTATTAGAAGATCTTTTATTTATAATGGAAAGAAATCCTAAACTTGTTATTAAAATTCACGGGCATATTTGTTGTAATCCAAACCCATATAACACAAAATTATCTTTTCGTCGTGCTTTGAAAATTTTTAAATACCTTAGAGATAAAGGAATTCAACAAAACAGATTGGCATACAATGGAGTAGGAAGTAACAATCCGATTTATCCAATACCCGAAAATAATGAAGAAGAACGCATTGCAAACAGAAGAGTTGAAATAGAAATTGTCAGAAAGTAA
- a CDS encoding OmpA family protein: protein MKLIKILILFFFANYCLAQKQFEVYFDFNKDFPNENSILEFNEWKTSVKISEVFKLEGYCDSVDTKNYNKKLAERRIESIIKLLKSSAVLLNKDLKKIAFGKDFERSPNQDENRKVIIYYNEVQAENPKSELYEKIKNAKVGENIKLPNIYFYNNSARTVPKSKTTMYDLLCVMEENPKLKIEIQGHICCQIDTDINDISTARAKAIYNFLIRNKIDRNRMTYKGYGTTKPVHKIPEKNETEADENRRVEIMIVEN from the coding sequence ATGAAACTAATCAAAATACTAATATTATTCTTTTTTGCTAACTATTGTCTTGCTCAAAAGCAATTCGAAGTGTATTTTGATTTTAATAAAGATTTTCCAAACGAAAATTCAATACTTGAGTTTAATGAATGGAAAACTTCTGTAAAGATTAGTGAAGTTTTTAAATTAGAAGGTTACTGCGATAGTGTTGATACAAAAAATTACAATAAAAAATTAGCCGAAAGACGTATTGAAAGTATAATCAAATTATTAAAAAGCAGTGCAGTACTACTAAATAAAGATTTGAAAAAGATTGCCTTCGGAAAAGATTTTGAGCGTTCGCCAAATCAAGATGAAAACAGAAAAGTTATTATTTATTATAATGAAGTTCAAGCTGAAAACCCAAAATCTGAGTTATACGAAAAAATAAAAAATGCTAAAGTTGGCGAAAATATAAAACTTCCAAATATTTATTTTTATAATAATTCTGCCAGAACAGTGCCAAAATCGAAAACTACAATGTATGATTTGCTTTGTGTTATGGAAGAAAATCCAAAGCTGAAAATTGAAATTCAAGGTCATATTTGTTGTCAAATAGATACTGATATAAACGATATTTCAACGGCAAGAGCAAAAGCGATTTACAATTTTTTGATAAGAAATAAAATTGATAGAAATCGAATGACTTATAAAGGATATGGTACCACAAAACCAGTTCATAAAATTCCTGAGAAAAACGAAACAGAAGCTGATGAAAACAGAAGAGTTGAAATTATGATTGTTGAGAATTAA
- a CDS encoding AIR synthase related protein yields MSSDNSQRYSLRGVSASKEDVHNAIKNIDKGLFPKAFCKIVPDYLTNDENYCLIMHADGAGTKSSLAYMYWKETGDLSVWKGIAQDALIMNIDDLLCVGATDNILLSSTIGRNKNLIPAEVISAIINGTEELIQDLKKFGVTIHSTGGETADVGDLVRTIIVDSTVTARMKRSDVIDNANIQAGDVIVGLASSGQANYETQYNGGMGSNGLTSARHDVFSKYLAEKYPESFDSSVPKDLVYSGNVTLTDEVENSPIDAGKLVLSPTRTYAPIIKAILEKYNSKEIHGMVHCSGGAQTKVLHFVDNVHVVKDNLFPIPPLFKLIQEQSKTDWKEMYQVFNCGHRMELYVPKELANDIIEISKSFGVDAQIVGRVEASESKKLTIDSEFGKFEY; encoded by the coding sequence ATGAGTTCTGATAACAGTCAACGCTATTCACTTCGAGGAGTTTCCGCTTCAAAAGAAGATGTTCACAATGCCATAAAAAACATTGACAAAGGTTTATTTCCAAAAGCATTTTGCAAAATTGTTCCCGACTATTTAACCAATGATGAAAATTATTGTTTAATCATGCATGCTGATGGAGCAGGAACAAAGTCTTCGTTAGCTTATATGTATTGGAAAGAAACTGGAGATTTATCCGTTTGGAAAGGAATAGCCCAAGATGCTTTAATCATGAATATTGATGATTTATTATGTGTTGGAGCTACTGATAACATTCTTCTTTCCTCAACAATTGGAAGAAATAAAAATTTAATTCCAGCCGAAGTAATTTCAGCAATCATCAACGGAACAGAAGAATTAATTCAAGATTTGAAAAAATTTGGAGTTACCATTCATTCCACTGGTGGAGAAACGGCAGATGTTGGAGACTTAGTGAGAACAATTATTGTAGATTCTACCGTTACAGCAAGAATGAAGCGCAGCGATGTAATTGATAATGCTAATATTCAAGCAGGTGATGTAATTGTTGGATTAGCTTCTTCTGGTCAAGCAAATTATGAAACACAATACAACGGCGGAATGGGAAGTAACGGCTTGACTTCAGCTAGGCATGATGTTTTTTCTAAATATTTAGCGGAAAAATATCCTGAAAGTTTTGATAGTTCTGTTCCAAAAGATTTGGTTTATTCAGGAAATGTAACATTAACCGATGAAGTTGAAAATTCTCCCATCGACGCTGGAAAATTAGTGCTTTCTCCAACAAGAACTTATGCGCCTATAATTAAAGCTATTTTAGAAAAATACAATTCAAAAGAAATTCACGGAATGGTACATTGTTCTGGTGGTGCGCAAACAAAAGTGTTGCATTTTGTGGACAATGTTCATGTAGTAAAAGATAATTTATTCCCAATTCCACCATTATTTAAATTGATTCAAGAACAATCAAAAACTGATTGGAAAGAAATGTACCAAGTTTTCAATTGTGGACATAGAATGGAACTTTATGTGCCTAAAGAATTAGCAAACGATATAATTGAAATTTCTAAGTCATTTGGAGTTGATGCACAAATAGTTGGTAGAGTTGAAGCAAGTGAATCAAAAAAACTAACTATTGATAGTGAGTTTGGAAAATTTGAGTATTAA
- a CDS encoding transketolase family protein, giving the protein MKKYENQGSKDTRSGFGAGMTELGQKNENVVALCADLIGSLKFDDFKKNHPERFFQVGIAEANMIGIAAGLTIGGKIPFTGTFANFSTGRVYDQIRQSVAYSDKNVKICASHAGLTLGEDGATHQILEDIGLMKMLPGMTVINTCDYNQTKAATIALAEHHGPAYLRFGRPVVPNFTPADEPFIIGKAIMLNEGTDVTIIATGHLVWEALVAAEELEAKGISAEVINIHTIKPLDEEAILKSVAKTGCVVTAEEHNFLGGLGESVSRVLALNNPKPQEFVAVNDSFGESGTPAQLMEKYKLNHQAIVEAVDKVMKRK; this is encoded by the coding sequence ATGAAAAAATACGAAAATCAAGGAAGTAAAGATACTCGTTCTGGTTTTGGAGCAGGAATGACCGAATTAGGACAAAAAAATGAAAATGTTGTGGCACTTTGTGCTGATTTAATTGGTTCATTAAAATTTGACGATTTCAAAAAGAATCATCCAGAGCGTTTTTTCCAAGTTGGGATTGCTGAAGCAAACATGATAGGAATTGCAGCTGGTTTAACTATTGGTGGAAAAATTCCTTTTACAGGAACATTTGCTAACTTTTCTACGGGAAGAGTTTATGATCAAATCCGTCAATCAGTTGCCTATTCTGATAAAAATGTAAAAATTTGTGCTTCTCACGCTGGATTAACACTTGGTGAAGATGGAGCAACACATCAAATTTTAGAAGATATTGGATTAATGAAAATGTTGCCAGGGATGACCGTAATCAATACTTGTGATTACAACCAAACCAAAGCAGCAACTATTGCTTTAGCAGAACATCATGGTCCGGCTTATTTGCGTTTTGGACGTCCAGTTGTGCCAAACTTTACTCCTGCTGACGAACCTTTTATAATTGGAAAAGCAATCATGCTTAATGAAGGAACTGATGTAACTATTATTGCTACCGGACATTTGGTTTGGGAAGCATTAGTAGCTGCGGAAGAATTAGAAGCAAAAGGAATTTCAGCTGAAGTAATCAATATTCATACTATAAAACCATTGGATGAAGAAGCAATTTTAAAATCAGTGGCCAAAACAGGTTGTGTGGTTACTGCTGAAGAACATAACTTCTTAGGTGGTTTAGGTGAAAGTGTTTCAAGAGTTTTAGCTTTAAATAATCCAAAACCTCAAGAATTTGTAGCGGTAAATGATAGTTTTGGTGAAAGTGGAACTCCAGCTCAATTGATGGAAAAATACAAATTAAATCATCAAGCAATTGTTGAAGCAGTAGATAAAGTAATGAAAAGAAAGTAA